The genomic region CGATCGCAGCGGCCTTGGCCCGCGCGCAAGCCGAACTGACCAATCCGGAAAAGACCCTGACCGCGCAGATCCGCTCGCCGTTCCTGCGCGACGACGACCGCACCTTTCGTTATGCCTCGCTGGCGAGCGGCCTCGACATCGTGCGCAAGACCTTGAGCCAGCAGGAGATCGCCGCCATCCAGAGCACCCGGGTCGAGGCCAGCACCGGCCACATTCACCTCACCACCCTGCTCGCCCATTCCTCCGGCGAGTGGATCTCCTCGGACTGGCCGGTCTGCGCCGCACGGGACATCGAGGCGCCGCATCGCATGGGCGCGGCGCTCACCTACGCCCGACGCTACGCCCTGTTCGCGCTGGTCGGGATTGCCGGCGAGGATGATCTGGACGCCCCGGATGCGGCCGCTGGTCCCCCCGCACCACCTAACCCCAAGGCCTCGCCCGGCAAGGGCGCTCTCAACCGTGCCCCGGTGCTGCGGCCGGGCGAGTCCGCCGCACTCCGGGAGCAGCTATTGCGCCAGCTCGAAGCGCTGCCTGCCAGCACCGATCTGCTCAGCTGGGCCATGGCGAGCCTCCCGCTCAAGAACAGCCTGCAGGAGCCGGATGCCCGGCAGGTCGAGGCAGCTTATCAGGCCAAGCTTGAGGACGCTGGCCGTGCTCAGGCCGAGCAGACGGCCGACTTGATTGGCACGCCAAGCCTGCCAACAGCGCCTGCTGCTGACGCCGAGGCCGCGCTGCAGCCAGCGCTACCCGAGGCCGGGCTCGCCTATCCCAAGGAGCCGTCCCGCAAACGCAGCAAGACGCACCTGTTGTTTGTTAGGGGGCAGCCCTGCCTGGTGTGCCGGCAAACCCCGTGCGATGCCCATCACCTAAAATTCGCCCAAGCCAGGGCGCTGGGACGCAAGGTCAGCGATGAGTTCACTGTCCCCCTGTGCCGCACCCATCACCACGAGCTGCATCAGCACGGCAACGAGCGGGCGTGGTGGGCGAACCTGCAGATCGCACCGCTGCCGGTCGCCCACGATCTGTGGGCCGCGAGCCCGGTCCACGGTCCGGCCGAGGCCATCGTCAAGACTGCGCCGCTTGCCGCAAAACTGGGTTCGGAGGCCGCCGGATGAACGGTCTGTTCCAAACCACGCGCGGGCTCACCACCACGGCGCTGCCGGTCGAGTTGGAGGCCTTGGCGCCGCCGCCCCTGCTGCTGCCGGGCGAACACCTCGACCAATACCAAGCGCTGCGGCAGGCGATCTTCGCCGACCTTGCACCGCAATCCGCCATCGAGTGGCTGCTTGCAATCGATGTCGCCGAGCTATCCTGGGACATCCAGCGCTACCGCATGTTGCGGCACAAGCTGCTTGAGACTTATCGCCAAAACGCGATTGAAGCGGCGCTGCGTCGCATCGATCTGGTCGGGATCAATTCCGAGTTTGAAACGGAGGCCGAGTCCTACACCCGGCAGAACGCATTGAGCTGGCGACTTGATCCGGTCGCGGCGGCCGAGATCGACGCGCGGCTTGCGACCTTTGGCTT from Bradyrhizobium lupini harbors:
- a CDS encoding ERF family protein — protein: MHQASEHIGAIAAALARAQAELTNPEKTLTAQIRSPFLRDDDRTFRYASLASGLDIVRKTLSQQEIAAIQSTRVEASTGHIHLTTLLAHSSGEWISSDWPVCAARDIEAPHRMGAALTYARRYALFALVGIAGEDDLDAPDAAAGPPAPPNPKASPGKGALNRAPVLRPGESAALREQLLRQLEALPASTDLLSWAMASLPLKNSLQEPDARQVEAAYQAKLEDAGRAQAEQTADLIGTPSLPTAPAADAEAALQPALPEAGLAYPKEPSRKRSKTHLLFVRGQPCLVCRQTPCDAHHLKFAQARALGRKVSDEFTVPLCRTHHHELHQHGNERAWWANLQIAPLPVAHDLWAASPVHGPAEAIVKTAPLAAKLGSEAAG